The Halarchaeum grantii genome contains a region encoding:
- a CDS encoding DUF192 domain-containing protein: MDARTRRVTTALALVVAVLVVGVVAYSLLGVSGHERATVTVADANGTVLGVVNATVADSEAERYRGLSGTASLANGSGMLFVYAGAAERTYVMRGMNYPIDMVFVGADGRITRIYHAEPEEPPYRGYTARAKWVLEVPEGWTTRHGVAAGDRVTIGYGAAAKAESDG; encoded by the coding sequence ATGGACGCGCGCACGCGACGAGTGACGACGGCGCTCGCGCTCGTCGTCGCGGTGCTGGTCGTCGGCGTCGTCGCGTACTCCCTCCTCGGGGTGAGCGGCCACGAGCGCGCGACGGTGACGGTCGCGGACGCGAACGGCACGGTCCTCGGCGTCGTGAACGCGACGGTCGCGGACTCGGAGGCCGAGCGCTATCGCGGGCTCTCGGGGACGGCGTCGCTCGCGAACGGCTCGGGGATGCTGTTCGTCTACGCGGGCGCGGCCGAGCGGACGTACGTGATGCGCGGGATGAACTACCCGATCGACATGGTGTTCGTCGGCGCGGACGGCCGCATCACACGGATCTACCACGCGGAACCGGAGGAGCCGCCCTATCGCGGTTACACGGCGCGCGCGAAGTGGGTGCTGGAGGTGCCCGAGGGGTGGACGACGCGCCACGGCGTCGCGGCGGGCGACCGCGTGACGATCGGGTACGGCGCGGCGGCGAAAGCGGAGAGCGACGGGTGA